CAATCAACTCACCAGGGCGCAAGTCGCCGAAATCAAGGCAAGGAACAGTGGCGCCCCATTGGAAACCCGCACCGTGAAGATTGGCCGCGATGGAAAGTTCACCGACCAATTTGACATCCGCGAAAACGACGTCGTGTTTATCACGCTTAAGCCGCAGCGGTGAAGTGGTGTCGAGCTTACGAGAATGCAAACGGGCTTCCAACAGCCCGGGCTCCGGGCGTTTCACCCCGGCAAGGACAAGCTCACCTCAACATGCAAACAACCCGCTCGCGAATCAGACCGCCAAGCTTTTGATAGCCATCGTGATTCGGATGCACGCCATCGGCGAACAGCGCGGCGTTCACGCTTCCGTCCGGATTCCGAAACGAGGGGCCGAAATCCCGGTAACAAATCCAGGAGACTTTACCCAGCTTGGTCTGGAGAATTTGATTCACCCGGTCCGTCATCACGGGACGCGGCGGAACTTCATCACGCCGTGGCAAGATGCCCAACAGAAGAATTTTCGCGCGCGGCTGCGCTTCATGCGCGCCCTCACATATGGCTTCGATACCGGCAGCAATATCCTCGGCGCTGTTGAGGCCGGTGTTGTTCGTGCCGATTTTGATGATGATTAACTTGGGCGAGATGCCATTCAGTTCGCCGTGCTCAATCCGCCAGAGAACATTCTCGGTGCGATCCCATCCAAACCCGAGATTTTCCACGGACCAGTTGGCGAAGGTGCGATTCCAAACGTCGGGAGCCCACGCCTTGGGCGCCGCCGGTTCGCCGCCCCAATAGTGGATGATCGAATCGCCAATGATCACAATCTCGGGTTTGTGCGTGCGATTGAATTCAAGCACGGCGGCATGACGGCTGGGCCATTCATAAATGGCATGATCCCGGTTCTGCGTCAGCGGCGTGGTGGTGACCAGTCCTTCACGAATTTTGAGATCGGAAGCGCAGCCCGTCAAAGCCAGCACGGCGACCGCAACGGATGTGTTGAAAATGTTCATTTGAATTTCAGATGCTCTCGATTATTGCCGTAGCGAAATGGCGTCCGCCGTGGGAAAATCCGCCGGCGCAATGTTTTCCACCGGTCGCTTGGCCAGCCATTTCAAGGCGCGCACCATGATCGTCTGAAAGGCCGCGCACCTCATGCCCTTCGGATCTTTCTGATCGGCCCAGACGTGCCCGTAGGTGGAGACGAACACCCGGCCCGCGCCGTATTGCACCGTCCACTCAATGGGAAACTGCAAGTGCGTCTTCGCGTCAGCTGCATACGCGAGCACGGTCAGATTCGTCGCCGGACCGCGCGCGTAGCAATACACCTCAATATCCGCGGCTTTCCACGCGCGAG
The window above is part of the Verrucomicrobiia bacterium genome. Proteins encoded here:
- a CDS encoding GDSL-type esterase/lipase family protein → MNIFNTSVAVAVLALTGCASDLKIREGLVTTTPLTQNRDHAIYEWPSRHAAVLEFNRTHKPEIVIIGDSIIHYWGGEPAAPKAWAPDVWNRTFANWSVENLGFGWDRTENVLWRIEHGELNGISPKLIIIKIGTNNTGLNSAEDIAAGIEAICEGAHEAQPRAKILLLGILPRRDEVPPRPVMTDRVNQILQTKLGKVSWICYRDFGPSFRNPDGSVNAALFADGVHPNHDGYQKLGGLIRERVVCMLR